One window of Salvelinus fontinalis isolate EN_2023a chromosome 19, ASM2944872v1, whole genome shotgun sequence genomic DNA carries:
- the LOC129816165 gene encoding neuronal membrane glycoprotein M6-b isoform X2 — protein MGCFECCIKCLGGVPYASLVATILCFSGVALFCGCGHVALTGTISILENHFSKITSDHAMLTDVIQLMQYVIYGIASFFFLYGIILLAEGFYTTSAVKELHSEFKTTICGRCISGMFVFLTYILGIAWLGVFGFSAVPVFLFYNMWSTCAAMRSPVANFTNVDSICVDVRQYGIIPWNATPGKACGSTLGDICNTSEFYLSYHLYIVACAGAGATVIALIHFLMILSANWAYLKDASHMHAYQDIKMKEEQELHDITSRSKECLNSYT, from the exons GTTGCTTTGAGTGCTGCATCAAGTGTTTAGGTGGGGTGCCGTATGCGTCACTGGTGGCTACGATCCTGTGTTTCTCTGGCGTGGCCCTGTTCTGTGGCTGTGGCCATGTGGCCCTCACCGGCACCATCAGCATCCTGGAGAACCACTTCTCCAAGATCACCTCTGACCACGCCATGCTGACCGACGT AATACAACTGATGCAGTACGTCATCTATGGCATCgcctccttcttcttcctctatgGGATCATCCTGCTGGCCGAGGGCTTCTACACCACCAGCGCTGTCAAGGAGCTGCACAGCGAGTTCAAGACCACCATTTGCGGGCGCTGTATTAGTGGGATG TTTGTGTTCCTGAcctacatcctgggtattgcCTGGCTGGGAGTGTTTGGTTTCTCCGCCGTGCCCGTCTTCCTCTTCTACAACATGTGGTCCACCTGTGCCGCCATGAGGTCACCAGTCGCCAACTTCACCAACGTGGACTCTATCTGCGTGGACGTCCGTCAGTACG GTATCATCCCCTGGAACGCTACACCAGGCAAGGCTTGTGGGTCCACACTAGGAGACATCTGTAATACTAGTgag TTCTACCTGTCCTACCACCTGTACATTGTAGCATGCGCTGGAGCCGGGGCCACCGTCATTGCTCTG ATCCACTTCCTCATGATTCTCTCAGCAAACTGGGCCTACCTAAAGGACGCCAGTCACATGCATGCCTACCAAGACATCAAAATGAAGGAAGAGCAGGAGCTGCACGACATCACGTCTCGCTCAAAGGAATGTCTCAATTCCTACACATAA
- the LOC129816165 gene encoding neuronal membrane glycoprotein M6-b isoform X3, whose product METTSEENQEQSQEKKGCFECCIKCLGGVPYASLVATILCFSGVALFCGCGHVALTGTISILENHFSKITSDHAMLTDVIQLMQYVIYGIASFFFLYGIILLAEGFYTTSAVKELHSEFKTTICGRCISGMFVFLTYILGIAWLGVFGFSAVPVFLFYNMWSTCAAMRSPVANFTNVDSICVDVRQYGIIPWNATPGKACGSTLGDICNTSEFYLSYHLYIVACAGAGATVIALLIYMMATTYNFAVLKFKSREDCCTKF is encoded by the exons GTTGCTTTGAGTGCTGCATCAAGTGTTTAGGTGGGGTGCCGTATGCGTCACTGGTGGCTACGATCCTGTGTTTCTCTGGCGTGGCCCTGTTCTGTGGCTGTGGCCATGTGGCCCTCACCGGCACCATCAGCATCCTGGAGAACCACTTCTCCAAGATCACCTCTGACCACGCCATGCTGACCGACGT AATACAACTGATGCAGTACGTCATCTATGGCATCgcctccttcttcttcctctatgGGATCATCCTGCTGGCCGAGGGCTTCTACACCACCAGCGCTGTCAAGGAGCTGCACAGCGAGTTCAAGACCACCATTTGCGGGCGCTGTATTAGTGGGATG TTTGTGTTCCTGAcctacatcctgggtattgcCTGGCTGGGAGTGTTTGGTTTCTCCGCCGTGCCCGTCTTCCTCTTCTACAACATGTGGTCCACCTGTGCCGCCATGAGGTCACCAGTCGCCAACTTCACCAACGTGGACTCTATCTGCGTGGACGTCCGTCAGTACG GTATCATCCCCTGGAACGCTACACCAGGCAAGGCTTGTGGGTCCACACTAGGAGACATCTGTAATACTAGTgag TTCTACCTGTCCTACCACCTGTACATTGTAGCATGCGCTGGAGCCGGGGCCACCGTCATTGCTCTG CTGATCTACATGATGGCTACCACTTATAACTTTGCCGTTTTGAAGTTTAAGAGTCGAGAAGACTGCTGCACTAAGTTTTAA
- the LOC129816165 gene encoding neuronal membrane glycoprotein M6-b isoform X1, which produces METTSEENQEQSQEKKGCFECCIKCLGGVPYASLVATILCFSGVALFCGCGHVALTGTISILENHFSKITSDHAMLTDVIQLMQYVIYGIASFFFLYGIILLAEGFYTTSAVKELHSEFKTTICGRCISGMFVFLTYILGIAWLGVFGFSAVPVFLFYNMWSTCAAMRSPVANFTNVDSICVDVRQYGIIPWNATPGKACGSTLGDICNTSEFYLSYHLYIVACAGAGATVIALIHFLMILSANWAYLKDASHMHAYQDIKMKEEQELHDITSRSKECLNSYT; this is translated from the exons GTTGCTTTGAGTGCTGCATCAAGTGTTTAGGTGGGGTGCCGTATGCGTCACTGGTGGCTACGATCCTGTGTTTCTCTGGCGTGGCCCTGTTCTGTGGCTGTGGCCATGTGGCCCTCACCGGCACCATCAGCATCCTGGAGAACCACTTCTCCAAGATCACCTCTGACCACGCCATGCTGACCGACGT AATACAACTGATGCAGTACGTCATCTATGGCATCgcctccttcttcttcctctatgGGATCATCCTGCTGGCCGAGGGCTTCTACACCACCAGCGCTGTCAAGGAGCTGCACAGCGAGTTCAAGACCACCATTTGCGGGCGCTGTATTAGTGGGATG TTTGTGTTCCTGAcctacatcctgggtattgcCTGGCTGGGAGTGTTTGGTTTCTCCGCCGTGCCCGTCTTCCTCTTCTACAACATGTGGTCCACCTGTGCCGCCATGAGGTCACCAGTCGCCAACTTCACCAACGTGGACTCTATCTGCGTGGACGTCCGTCAGTACG GTATCATCCCCTGGAACGCTACACCAGGCAAGGCTTGTGGGTCCACACTAGGAGACATCTGTAATACTAGTgag TTCTACCTGTCCTACCACCTGTACATTGTAGCATGCGCTGGAGCCGGGGCCACCGTCATTGCTCTG ATCCACTTCCTCATGATTCTCTCAGCAAACTGGGCCTACCTAAAGGACGCCAGTCACATGCATGCCTACCAAGACATCAAAATGAAGGAAGAGCAGGAGCTGCACGACATCACGTCTCGCTCAAAGGAATGTCTCAATTCCTACACATAA